The window CGGGAAGCTTTTCGTTTCTACTTTTATAAAAACCTTCCCAATCGTTACGATAGGATTTGGTGGCGAACACTTCGTGCCCCCATCGGTTGTAAACCTTGACCACGTTGTTGGGATAGTTGTCTATTCCCGGGATGATCCAGGCATCATTGTTACCGTCGCCATTGGGCGTAAAGGCTTGGGCAGGTACCAATAATGGTTCTTCGTCCGTTGGGAATGCGTCATCGAAATCGGAAACGCCGTCGTTGTCGTCATCTTCGTCCATGGTATCGGGGATACCATCGCCATCGGTGTCCACGGGTTTGCTGGACGCATCGGTTGGGTTGGTTCCTTCCATCAGTTCTACCTCATCAGAGTATCCATCGCCGTCATCATCCGTATCGGCATTGTCGCCAATACCATCTCCATCGGTATCCACAGTTTCACTGGCATCCGTTGGGAAAGCATCTTCACTATCCGGGATTCCATCATTGTCATCGTCGTTGTCCACATTGTCCCCTAGGCCGTCCCCATCGTTGTCCGTATCGGTTACGCCATCGTTATCATCGTCGTTATCTGCATTGTCGCCAACACCATCGCCGTCCACATCGGAGGTTTCGTTGGGATCATTTGGGAAGGCGTCCTCAGTGTCTGGCACACCATCATTGTCCGCATCATCGTCGGCGTTGTCGCCTGTTCCGTCACCATCGGTATCGGTATCCTCTGAAGCATCTTTTGGGAAAGCATCCTCTGAATCTGGAGTACCGTCGTTATCATCATCGTCATCGGCATTGTCGCCTGTTCCGTCACCGTCGGTGTCGGTATCTTCAGATGAATCCTTCGGGAAAGCATCCTCTGAATCGGGAGTACCGTCGTTGTCATCGTCGTCATCGGTATTGTCACCTGTTCCGTCACCATCGGTATCGGTATCCTCAGAAGCATCTTTTGGGAAGGCATCTTCACTGTCCGGAGTACCGTCGTTATCATCATCGTCATCGGTATTGTCCCCTGTTCCGTCACCATCGGTATCGGTATCCTCGGAAGCATTCTTCGGGAAGGCATCTTCACTGTCCGGAGTACCATCGTTGTCATCGTCATCATCGGTATTGTCGCCTGTTCCGTCACCATCGGTGTCGGTATCCTCAGAAGCATCTTTTGGGAAGGCGTCCTCTGAATCTGGGGTACCGTCGTTATCGTCGTCGTCATCGGTGTTGTCACCTGTTCCGTCACCATCGGTATCAGTATCCTCGGAAGCATCCTTCGGGAAGGCATCTTCGGTATCCGGAGTACCATCGTTGTCATCATCGTCATCGGTATTATCCCCCGTTCCGTCACCATCGGTGTCGGTATCTTCAGATGAATCCTTCGGGAAAGCATCCTCTGAATCTGGAGTACCGTCGTTGTCATCGTCATCATCGGTATTATCCCCCGTTCCGTCTCCATCGGTATCGGTATCTTCTGAAGCATCTTTCGGGAAAGCATCCTCTGAATCTGGGGTACCGTCGTTATCATCATCGTCATCGGCATTGTCGCCTGTTCCGTCTCCATCGGTATCGGTATCCTCGGAAGCATCTTTCGGGAAGGCATCCTCTGAATCTGGAGTACCGTCGTTGTCATCGTCGTCATCGGCATTGTCGCCTGTTCCGTCACCATCGGTGTCGGTATCCTCAGAAGCATCTTTTGGGAAGGCGTCCTCTGAATCTGGGGTACCGTCGTTATCATCATCGTCATCGGTATTGTCCCCTGTTCCGTCACCATCGGTGTCGGTATCCTCAGAAGCATCTTTTGGGAAGGCGTCCTCTGAATCTGGGGTACCGTCGTTATCGTCGTCGTCATCCAGATCATCGGGGATTCCATCACCATCCGTGTCCTGCGAAGCATTGATACTTGCGGTATAGCTGGAAGCACTAACCGCGTCATCATTGTCTTTTACTTTGAAAGCGAAGGAGCTATAACCATCTCCATATTCGCCATTCGCAGTGGTATACGTCAACAGGGAGATGTCATCGATCATGTCGTTGATCTGTACTGCTGAACCATTGTACTCCAGGGTTCCTTTGGCGGGCAACGATATTACTTGGATACCATTAAAGGAATCACTGGGGTCCACATCGGTAAAAGTAAAGTCTGCTGCCGTAAAGGTGTAGGCGGCATCCTGAATCACTTCCACTGTGCTATTGGCGCCTGTTGGAACATCGTTCACATTGGTGATGTTCAAGGTTGCGGTCACGGTCTGCGAGAAGGAAACAGCATCCTCAAAATTATAGGTAAAGCTGTCCGTTGCCGATTCGTCACCGTTGTGCTCATAAGTAAAGGTTCCATCTGGATTAAAGGTAAATGCTGTTGCATGGGAAGGATTGGTAATGATGTGGTACACCAAATCATCTCCGTCGATTTCCACATCGTTGGTGGATACGTCATCGTTTAAGGTGGCATTTTCATCCAAAGTGAAGCTATCGTCATTGGCTACTGGCGCGTCGTCCTCTGGTAAAATGGAAAGCGTAATGTTTGCTGTCACTTTCTGCCCTTGGTCATCCAACTCGTAGGTTACCGTATCGGTGCCATTTTCATTGGCATTTGGTGTGTAGATCACTTGATTGCTGCCATTCACCACGGCGTTACCCTTGGTTCCTTGTGCGGTGATGGTCACCGTTGGGGTAGCGCCCATATCGTACACATCGTTGTAGAGCACATCAATGGGGTCCGAAACGGTATCCTCGTCCAAAATGGCCAAATCATCATCAGCACTAACCACTAGGGTTACATTGTACGGACCAAATGTTGCGGTTCCCACATTTCCTGCATTGTCTTTTACTTCGGCGTGGATGTACCAGCCTGTGCCCCCTGTGTTGAAGGAAGTGGTCTTGGACTGACTATTGCTCCAAGAACTCCACGAAGCGTGGTCGGTGGCAGGTGCAGAGGCACTTTGGATTTTGGCAAATCGCTGCACGTCAAACCCGCTACCTCCATTTTCATCTTGGAACACCAATTGAATGTCCGTATCGGTATCCAAGTTTCCGCTTGTGGGGTTGGCCGTTATGGTCGGGTCGGTATTATCGTCCACAATGGTCAGCGTACGATAAAAAGGTTCCGACCAAACCCCTGTATTGGTCTGTGTCCGTAGACTTATAATATAATCCGCTGATAGGTTGTTGTAGGCCGAAAAATCGGTCATGGGCGTACCAGCATTATAAATTTGGGTGTCAGAAGGATTTCCATCGGTATCATAAGTACGTTGGGTAACGATCCATTCCTGTACGGATAGGGTTCTTCCGTAGGGGTCTACGGAGTTATCCACAATTCCAATGGTCATATTGCCCGTATAGGTATTGATCAAATCGGGTTGGATGTTGAACTGCGCAATGGGTAAATCCGTTGCTCCG is drawn from Flagellimonas sp. MMG031 and contains these coding sequences:
- a CDS encoding gliding motility-associated C-terminal domain-containing protein, with the protein product MKHFLQTSLTLFTLFLLCGTIQAQTVDMTVQQGPNVDVMVTVGSANLDLSTFEDDLEQAMYAKGIPLGKLRVEAFQRSSISSDQADASDIFNSWNKMNFNGTEPPVHSSYTGDYFSFDSGTNQIIADFVNRYNGYGYAMYDPTGDVADGTISATFGLSGSPYTHAEVGFIFRKKDNQNFYAYIIDNHTACGNLMNYANGDGFPAEAILKRENGVTTILAVNTNSGRSGSAPYGWDANRADMFAAFYNGQKIDFKIEMSGDNIKISRRGGGGNAGTDWIQSFDITDTSFPSGSYGFYVHEQQNAYFKDINIEKLELRAFKDVLREPQWRNSALRFNVNLDDIEVADFDSDQDLSEILMRTINEDIHYIGWGTNANQAQFERFIQQNNTQGTFINRDAGSWSTWMDDMSQYIYDQYQFGTVTAGEFFIAGTSVEIDVDPAQLKSNTANASYPSGRWKITHDETHFANNTGKVSWDGLYLEDVPEFYEKPGKYSFTFEDLPTAPTTLFFHRKPVASFTYSADTGFINNTSYDLDGGANNGINQSEWKWKAVDAGSTNDWTIGQFDKNTVPDGEYLVMLRVQDHQGTWSSPTSIYVEKTASSGGATDLPIAQFNIQPDLINTYTGNMTIGIVDNSVDPYGRTLSVQEWIVTQRTYDTDGNPSDTQIYNAGTPMTDFSAYNNLSADYIISLRTQTNTGVWSEPFYRTLTIVDDNTDPTITANPTSGNLDTDTDIQLVFQDENGGSGFDVQRFAKIQSASAPATDHASWSSWSNSQSKTTSFNTGGTGWYIHAEVKDNAGNVGTATFGPYNVTLVVSADDDLAILDEDTVSDPIDVLYNDVYDMGATPTVTITAQGTKGNAVVNGSNQVIYTPNANENGTDTVTYELDDQGQKVTANITLSILPEDDAPVANDDSFTLDENATLNDDVSTNDVEIDGDDLVYHIITNPSHATAFTFNPDGTFTYEHNGDESATDSFTYNFEDAVSFSQTVTATLNITNVNDVPTGANSTVEVIQDAAYTFTAADFTFTDVDPSDSFNGIQVISLPAKGTLEYNGSAVQINDMIDDISLLTYTTANGEYGDGYSSFAFKVKDNDDAVSASSYTASINASQDTDGDGIPDDLDDDDDNDGTPDSEDAFPKDASEDTDTDGDGTGDNTDDDDDNDGTPDSEDAFPKDASEDTDTDGDGTGDNADDDDDNDGTPDSEDAFPKDASEDTDTDGDGTGDNADDDDDNDGTPDSEDAFPKDASEDTDTDGDGTGDNTDDDDDNDGTPDSEDAFPKDSSEDTDTDGDGTGDNTDDDDDNDGTPDTEDAFPKDASEDTDTDGDGTGDNTDDDDDNDGTPDSEDAFPKDASEDTDTDGDGTGDNTDDDDDNDGTPDSEDAFPKNASEDTDTDGDGTGDNTDDDDDNDGTPDSEDAFPKDASEDTDTDGDGTGDNTDDDDDNDGTPDSEDAFPKDSSEDTDTDGDGTGDNADDDDDNDGTPDSEDAFPKDASEDTDTDGDGTGDNADDDADNDGVPDTEDAFPNDPNETSDVDGDGVGDNADNDDDNDGVTDTDNDGDGLGDNVDNDDDNDGIPDSEDAFPTDASETVDTDGDGIGDNADTDDDGDGYSDEVELMEGTNPTDASSKPVDTDGDGIPDTMDEDDDNDGVSDFDDAFPTDEEPLLVPAQAFTPNGDGNNDAWIIPGIDNYPNNVVKVYNRWGHEVFATKSYRNDWEGFYKSRNEKLPAGSYLYIIDLGDGSAPLQGWIFINY